From a single Rutidosis leptorrhynchoides isolate AG116_Rl617_1_P2 chromosome 5, CSIRO_AGI_Rlap_v1, whole genome shotgun sequence genomic region:
- the LOC139847621 gene encoding protein SHORT-ROOT, with protein sequence MDTLFRLVTLQKQPSPHHHHHHQQQQLSFNSTTTTTTNSNSSKSSHYFNNNNNINNNNYQQDQEECFNFFMDEEDFSSSSSRHHHSQNQNQNQNQYYSSQQPQPPYHHHQSSNTPTPTTSTTATPPPVSHYGFSSSEHQQSSDPNINYSYSPARDVTIEFSNSFTTNTWASDVLIEAARAVAEKNSTRLQQLMWMLNELSSPYGDIDQKLSFYFLQALFSRMTESGERSYRTLSSASDKMCSFESTRKLVLKFQEVSPWTTFGHVACNGAIMEALDGESKLHIIDVSNTFCTQWPTLLEAIATRTDETPHLRLTTVVATKLGGSDDVSGGGVQKVMREIGNRMEKFARLMGVPFSFRVVHHMGDLSEMNFNELGIENDEALAINMNGTLRSVNNNRKDYLLSMFRSLNPKIITIVEEEADLDVGVDGFEFVRGFQECLRWFRVYFECLDESFSKTSNERLMLERAAGRAVMDLVACSPAESMERRETAGRWSSRFHGSGFSPVTYSDEVCDDVRALLRRYREGWSMNMSVSENMAGMFLTWKETPVVWASAWKPV encoded by the coding sequence ATGGATACTCTCTTTAGGCTTGTCACCCTCCAAAAACAACCATCCcctcatcatcaccatcaccaccaacaacaacaactttCTTTCAACTCCACAACTACAACAACTACTAATTCAAATAGTTCCAAATCATCTCATtactttaataacaataacaatattaataataataattatcaacaaGATCAAGAAGAATGCTTCAACTTTTTCATGGATGAAGAAGATTTCTCATCTTCTTCCTCTAGACACCACCAcagccaaaaccaaaaccaaaaccaaaaccaataCTATTCTTCACAACAACCACAACCACCATATCACCACCACCAATCATCAAACACACCAACTCCGACCACCAGCACCACCGCCACTCCGCCGCCGGTGTCTCATTATGGTTTCTCTTCATCCGAACACCAACAATCATCCGATCCAAACATCAACTACTCATACTCACCCGCACGTGATGTCACCATTGAATTCTCAAACTCATTCACCACCAACACCTGGGCTTCAGATGTACTAATCGAAGCCGCACGTGCCGTAGCCGAAAAAAATAGTACTAGGTTACAACAACTTATGTGGATGCTTAATGAATTAAGCTCTCCGTACGGAGACATTGATCAAAAACTTTCTTTTTATTTCCTTCAAGCGCTTTTCAGCCGCATGACAGAGTCCGGTGAAAGATCTTACCGGACTCTGTCATCGGCCTCGGATAAAATGTGTTCATTTGAGTCCACTAGAAAACTTGTCCTTAAATTTCAAGAAGTTAGTCCTTGGACTACTTTTGGACACGTGGCATGTAACGGTGCTATTATGGAAGCTTTAGATGGTGAGAGTAAATTACATATAATAGATGTAAGTAACACTTTTTGTACACAATGGCCTACTTTACTTGAAGCCATTGCAACTCGAACCGATGAAACACCGCATCTCCGTCTTACAACGGTGGTTGCCACCAAATTAGGCGGTAGCGATGACGTGTCCGGTGGCGGAGTACAAAAGGTAATGAGAGAAATTGGAAACAGAATGGAGAAATTTGCTAGATTAATGGGGGTCCCATTTAGTTTTCGTGTTGTACATCACATGGGTGATTTATCAGAAATGAATTTTAATGAATTAGGTATAGAAAATGATGAAGCGTTAGCTATTAACATGAATGGGACGTTACGTTCTGTTAATAATAATCGTAAAGATTATTTATTATCGATGTTTCGGAGTTTAAATCCTAAAATAATCACGATTGTTGAAGAAGAAGCTGATTTGGATGTTGGTGTTGATGGGTTTGAATTTGTTAGAGGTTTTCAAGAGTGTTTGAGATGGTTTAGGGTTTATTTTGAGTGTCTTGATGAAAGTTTTTCGAAAACAAGTAATGAAAGGTTGATGTTGGAACGGGCAGCCGGACGGGCGGTGATGGACCTGGTGGCGTGTTCGCCGGCGGAGTCAATGGAACGACGGGAAACGGCGGGGAGATGGTCAAGTAGGTTTCATGGAAGTGGGTTTAGTCCGGTTACGTATAGTGATGAGGTGTGTGATGACGTAAGGGCGTTGTTGAGAAGGTATAGAGAAGGGTGGTCGATGAATATGTCGGTGTCGGAAAACATGGCCGGAATGTTTCTGACGTGGAAAGAAACGCCGGTGGTGTGGGCTAGTGCATGGAAACCGGTATGA